One genomic window of Corallococcus caeni includes the following:
- a CDS encoding FG-GAP-like repeat-containing protein, whose product MRHPRMAHAGVLVFSVAGLMAMALPRMVGTESRPLLDAPRASPTGMEPRAVALGDVDADGHLDVVTANHAAGTVSVLRSRGDGTFASSVEQPTGARPTAVAVADLDGDGHLDVVTSHFAGTVSVLRGRGDGTFGSRTEHPVGAEPTSVDVGDFDGDGRLDIVTSNERDDSVSVLLNRGSGKFAPRQAVPTGTNPFAVTVGDVNHDGKADLITANFVDTVSVLLGNGDGTFRPRADFATGNAPYSVVVVDVDGDGKQDLVTANFRGRSVSVLHGDGTGAFPSRADFPVRGGPYLVAPGDFNGDGTLDLVTANYAEDTVSLLPGQGHGAFGRDTLLPTGSGPAAVAVGRIDGDLKPDVVTANARGNDVSVLRAAASADVGVTLTAVPRRGVSAPRIDYTLTVTQHGPDPLARAVITVALPPGLRATTQDCHVAAGALQCEVGPLAVGDTARLRFSAPLPRSSLGLSYRITATRTLSVPADLQSANDVASQDYVSLGGLAATWW is encoded by the coding sequence ATGCGACACCCACGAATGGCCCATGCGGGCGTGCTGGTGTTCAGCGTCGCGGGGCTGATGGCCATGGCCCTGCCGCGCATGGTGGGCACCGAGTCCCGGCCGCTGCTGGACGCGCCCCGCGCATCACCCACGGGGATGGAGCCTCGCGCCGTGGCGTTGGGAGACGTCGACGCGGACGGGCACCTGGACGTCGTCACCGCCAACCACGCCGCGGGCACGGTGTCCGTGCTGCGGAGCCGGGGGGACGGGACGTTCGCGTCCAGCGTGGAGCAGCCCACCGGCGCGCGGCCCACCGCCGTCGCGGTGGCGGACCTGGACGGGGATGGCCACCTGGACGTTGTCACCAGCCACTTCGCGGGCACGGTGTCCGTGCTGCGGGGGCGCGGCGATGGGACGTTCGGCTCGCGCACCGAGCATCCGGTGGGCGCGGAGCCCACGTCCGTGGACGTGGGGGACTTCGACGGCGACGGGCGCCTGGACATCGTGACGTCGAACGAGCGGGACGACTCCGTGTCCGTGCTGCTGAACCGGGGCTCCGGGAAGTTCGCGCCCCGCCAGGCCGTGCCCACCGGCACCAACCCGTTCGCGGTGACGGTGGGCGACGTCAACCACGACGGCAAGGCGGACCTCATCACCGCGAACTTCGTGGACACGGTGTCGGTGCTGCTGGGCAACGGCGACGGGACGTTCCGGCCTCGCGCGGACTTCGCGACGGGCAACGCGCCCTACTCGGTCGTGGTGGTGGACGTGGACGGCGACGGGAAGCAGGACCTGGTCACCGCGAACTTCCGGGGCCGGAGCGTGTCCGTGCTGCACGGAGATGGCACCGGCGCGTTCCCTTCGCGCGCGGACTTCCCCGTGCGGGGCGGGCCGTACCTCGTCGCGCCCGGCGACTTCAACGGCGACGGGACGCTGGACCTGGTCACCGCGAACTACGCGGAGGACACCGTGTCCCTCCTGCCCGGCCAGGGCCACGGCGCCTTCGGCAGGGACACGCTGCTGCCCACCGGCTCAGGGCCCGCGGCGGTCGCGGTGGGGCGGATTGACGGCGACCTCAAGCCGGACGTCGTCACGGCCAACGCCCGCGGCAATGACGTGTCCGTGCTGCGGGCCGCGGCCTCCGCGGACGTGGGGGTAACACTCACCGCCGTCCCGAGGCGGGGCGTGTCCGCGCCGCGCATCGACTACACGCTCACCGTCACCCAGCACGGGCCGGATCCGCTGGCCCGGGCCGTCATCACCGTGGCCCTGCCCCCGGGCCTGCGGGCCACCACCCAGGACTGCCACGTGGCCGCCGGCGCGCTCCAGTGCGAGGTGGGACCGCTGGCCGTGGGGGACACCGCCCGCCTGCGCTTCAGCGCTCCCCTGCCGCGCTCCAGCCTGGGCCTGTCCTACCGCATCACCGCCACGCGGACGCTCAGCGTGCCCGCGGACCTCCAGTCCGCCAACGACGTCGCGAGCCAGGACTACGTGTCCCTGGGCGGACTCGCGGCGACGTGGTGGTGA
- a CDS encoding class I SAM-dependent methyltransferase, whose product MSATPPSCRKPLVVTTSDRVDAQLAQRARSAAEAVGVPYVERHHKLPLKKLLTDTADALVVFESTAVSLVDAEGTLRFSPGLAHLRVKQLDAGVTEDQLLRVAGLREGERVLDCTLGLGADAQVAARLVGPGGSVTALEKSPALYLLVHHGLAGLPRHPAACAVDVVHADAAAYLRTLPDGAFDMVLFDPMFERERKSSAAFEALRRHADHSPLTRETVEEARRVARRGVVLKGSRYSQDFKKLGITPEPARPNATVLWARLPGTGNPGNPG is encoded by the coding sequence ATGTCCGCGACTCCGCCGTCCTGCCGAAAGCCCCTGGTGGTCACCACGTCGGACCGGGTGGACGCACAGCTCGCACAGCGTGCGCGGAGCGCGGCGGAGGCCGTGGGCGTGCCGTATGTGGAGCGCCACCACAAGCTGCCCTTGAAGAAGCTGCTCACCGACACGGCGGACGCGTTGGTCGTCTTCGAGTCCACGGCGGTATCGCTGGTGGACGCGGAAGGCACGCTGCGCTTTTCACCGGGGCTCGCGCACCTGCGCGTGAAGCAACTGGACGCGGGCGTGACGGAGGACCAGCTCTTGCGCGTCGCGGGTCTGCGCGAAGGGGAGCGCGTGCTGGACTGCACCCTGGGGCTGGGCGCGGACGCGCAGGTGGCGGCGCGGCTGGTGGGGCCGGGCGGAAGCGTCACGGCGCTGGAGAAGAGCCCGGCGCTCTACCTGCTGGTGCACCACGGGCTCGCCGGACTGCCGCGCCACCCGGCTGCCTGTGCGGTGGACGTGGTGCATGCGGACGCGGCGGCGTACCTGCGCACGCTGCCGGACGGCGCGTTCGACATGGTGCTCTTCGATCCGATGTTCGAGCGCGAGCGAAAGTCCTCCGCCGCGTTCGAAGCGCTGCGCCGCCACGCGGACCATTCGCCGCTGACGCGTGAGACGGTGGAGGAGGCCCGGCGCGTGGCGCGCAGGGGGGTGGTGCTGAAGGGGTCGCGCTACTCGCAGGATTTCAAGAAGCTGGGCATCACCCCGGAGCCCGCCCGGCCCAACGCCACGGTGTTGTGGGCCCGACTCCCGGGAACGGGCAACCCTGGGAATCCTGGCTGA